In a genomic window of Bemisia tabaci chromosome 1, PGI_BMITA_v3:
- the LOC109038879 gene encoding protein D2, with protein sequence MMHLIGAIMLLLNTFSKTILAERTPRSIKAQLDLFDVVPDVINTYPESECEVIYSCMNCPEDGRVVDFGTEIHPIETQVEPSVEWPADPNLNYALVLVDPDVPSKAVPTMREWQHWLVVNIPGIDFMSGKVLTEYQGATPPNGTGPHRYVFSVYQQPRKNMTFVEPKIEKRSDKNRSMFSTRRFADEYKLGDPIAVNFFMSEYNYPPRKPGE encoded by the exons ATGATGCATTTAATAGGAGCTATTATGCTGCTCCTAAACACTTTTAGCAAGACAATTTTGGCAGAGAGGACGCCAAGATCAATTAAAGCTCAATTAGACTTGTTCGATGTTGTTCCAGATGTTATAAACACGTATCCTGAATCGGAATGTGAG GTAATCTACAGTTGCATGAACTGTCCAGAAGATGGGAGGGTAGTTGACTTCGGGACCGAAATCCATCCGATCGAAACACAAGTCGAACCGTCTGTTGAGTGGCCTGCTGATCCAAATTTGAACTACGCTCTCGTTTTAGTTG ATCCTGATGTTCCAAGCAAAGCAGTACCGACCATGCGAGAATGGCAGCATTGGCTTGTGGTTAATATACCAGGAATCGACTTCATGTCTGGGAAAGTATTAACTGAATACCAAGGAGCTACACCTCCAAACGGTACAG GTCCTCACCGTTATGTTTTCTCTGTTTATCAGCAACCGAGAAAAAATATGACATTTGTCGAACCTAAAATAGAAAAGAG gtctGATAAAAACCGCTCAATGTTTTCGACGAGGAGGTTTGCTGACGAGTACAAATTAGGAGATCCCATCGCTGTAAACTTCTTCATGTCCGAATACAACTACCCGCCCAGAAAACCCGGAGAATAG